The DNA region CTCATAAAATTACCAAAACGTCTTTGGTAAAAACCGGTTAAGGCCATCTGTGGACCTCGTGGTCTATTTATAATATACAATTGGCCACCAGCACTGTTCACGTATTTGGCCCTTGCCCTATTACTTGATGCATTGACACCACATTCACAATTTGCTCGGTTGTTTACATGTTCTCCAAAATTATATCTTAGCGAACCATATAGCTTTGTAGGCCTAAAAGCTATATAACTATCCGCATTGTCATCAAACGGAACAAAATCTTCTATATCATCAACTAAATTTTGCCAAAAATCCGCATTGGGATTAGCAGCAGCGTCGGGTAAAATAATTTCAATTCCTTCTATAGTTGCCCTCCCGTTTAAAGTGTAATTTTTTATATCTTTTGAATGATAAACAAAACCAAGGTCCAAAACACTACCTGTAAGGACAGTTTGGTCACTTAGTTGGTATGTAAACCCTAAATCTACGCCTACACCAAGATTTCCTCCAAAAAAAGCTCTTTTGGTAATGGTACTTGCCAAAGTGCCATCATCTGCAGCATCTTTTAAACCATTTAGGCCGGATGTGCGTAATTGCATATCTGCTTCAATAGTACTAGAGTAAATATTGTTTACGCCTTCTTTAGTAATAAAAGTACCTTTGTTTTTTGTTGAGTTAAAATCGAAAATACTGGAATACAGTTTCCCTCTAACTCCTATAGTGAGATCATTATCAACTTTTTTATTTAAACCGATATGGAATACGTTCATTAACTCACCTCTGGTTTTCAAGTGATCTAAATCAAATGGTTGATTCAACTTATCGGCATTTCCTTCAAAAGCCAAGATGGCGTAATCTTGAAACCAATAGCCAATAGCATCACCTTCAATATACATTCCTGCAGTGTAGAAATTATCCGGGTTTTTTCCGCGGAAACCAAAGTTTAGAAATTCTATTTGAAATGTCCCGCTCAACTCATCACGAGCGTTCATACCATAAATGGCACGATCTCTTATTTTATCATTAATATTTAACCCATCAACCGCAAAAATGTCGTTCACAGAAAGACCACTTGAACCTGCTTGGAGAGACGGTCCGGATACTAACGGAATTCCCGCATACCACTGGAAATCGGTATCCACCCCCGGATTAATCATTGCCGACTGTGGAATTTCAACAAAGTCATACAACAACTGCTTGTTCTGCCCGAACATGGCTAGACACGTCCAAAAAAGGACTAAAAAAAGTAGGTTGGAGAATCTCATTCTATTTCGACTCTGAATTTTCCGCTGGATTTTAAAACAATTTTTGGGTCGGGCTCACTAGAAGTGCTTGTAGTATCACCCAAATTGTTAGCCGTTACACGTATGCTTGAAGTATTCTTGATAATCTCTATACTTCTACCGGAACTCCCGTAAGCTATATCTCTCTGTAGCATGGCCATTGGAGTAGGTTCTACAAGAATAACCTCTGTATCCAATACATTGCCACCTGCATCAAGTAATTCTATACTAACTTCCAGTTCTTTACTACTTGTGTTTTCAACTATGTAGGTTATAGTACCATCCAGAACCCGATTAGCAAAAACGTCTGAACTAAAAGCATCGAAATTAAAATTTTCAGAAAAAACATTAACCCCAGTTGTAGCATTGACCAACGACTCTGGCGTTTCTACATAAAGAATACTGGCCTCATAAGTTGGGGTAAGCCCAATCTCATCATACTGATTAAAATCCTGTTCCTCAATACATGACAAAAGTGTGAGGGAAGACAAAACGCAGAGTAAAGTGTATTTAAAAAATCTTATCATGGCAAAACCAAATATTCGCGTTAGTAAACGCAATTGTGGTGTTACCTATATAACTCTATAAAAAGGTTTTTATTTCGTGCAAATCCTCAATGATTTCACAAAAATCATGCTTAGGCTCTTTATGTGTATTAAAATGTAATACATTATAGCCCACAGCTTGGGCACCTAGTATATCGGCCTCTAGATTATCACCTATCATTAATGAGGTTTCCGCCCTGGTATTTGCTTTGTTCAAAGCCAAATTAAAAATAAAAGGGTCAGGCTTTTTCACACCTGCCATTTCAGAATCTATAACCTGATCGAAATAATCGTGTATTTTAGAATTTTTTAGCTTTTTACCTTGAACCTCTTGAAATCCGTTGGTAATGATATGGAGTTTATATTTTGGTTTGAGATAATCAAGAATTGCAATCGTATTAGGGAATAAGTGATTGAACGAAGAAAGATGCGCAATATAATCGTCCGATAAGGTGTTGATGACCTCATCCGAAACCATATATTTTAAATCATCAAAGACCGTTTTCAAGCGTTGATACCTTAAGGCTTCTTTGGTAATCTTACCTTCCCTATACAACTTCCAAAAAGCAAAATTTGCGGGCGTGTACACCTGCAAAAAGTCAGGAAGCTCCACCTCTATCCGGTTCTTCTGAAAAATCTTCCCAAAAGTAAGTGCAGAATTCCGTTCAAAATCCCAAAGGGTATGGTCTAAATCAAAAAATACATCGGTAACTATGTCCTTAAACATGGCATTGCTTTAAAACGGTTTCATACAATTTCATCCAATCTATCTTTTCGTCTCCACCTAATAATTCATTTGAAAAAACAGAAACGAACTCGCCATTTACAGCTTTTATAGCCTCAGCAATAGCCAAAACCTGACCCATTACCACATCCTCATTTATGGCATTAACAAAAGCATAATCATGAAAGGCGAACGAGTGTATTCTAATAGGCTGCTGCACTTCTAAATTGATATCATAAAAATAAAACGGGGTGCACGTACTGGCGCGAAAACCAACCTCATGCGTGTAACCCATAGTATAATCGTCCACGAACTCAGCATCTACCAAATTTCTGTAGGTATGTGGTAAATCTACCCTGTTGTAACGTAATCTAGAGGAATTTATAGGTCTATTGATAACCCCGGTCAGCTTTTTCTTTTCTTTTTTCAATAGTTCGTTATCATTGAACGAACTATACGATGCTGCTAGTGCAACTTTAGAATAATCTGCAATTGATTTTATGAGATAACGAAACTTATTATTATTTGGGGAAACATTTTTATCATAAGTTGAGTATTCTGCAAACTGAAAAAAGAATATACTTTTGGTTTTAAACTTTCTATGTAGATCGATTAAAAAAGTGAAATTATTGTACGGGTCTTCATCCGGATTAAACCACACCTTAAAACGTTGCCCTACTCTTTTAAATTTTAACGTACCCAGATCATAAAAAAAACCGGCCACATTCCTGACAACACCTCTATGAGCAAAGCAATGTGATGTGGTTACATCTATAGCTGAAACATAACGGTATTTCTTGGGTTTATATTCTAGATCAGGAAACTTGATTTTAAGCTCATCCAGTAACCTATACGCCCAAATATCCACAACCGGTAACTTAAGAAATTTGTTTCTATAGGCGATGCTATCCTTAACGGGAAAACGATCGTGTATATCCTTTACATGAGGTAGGTACTCCTCGTACCTACTTAACAAATAAAAACTGGCAGAAAATATATCAAAAGGTAGACTGCTTCTCTCGCCCGTTCTAAAAAAACAAGGAACACCATTCCAATCATGAACCGTTATCTGTAAATCATTTATACCTTGTTCAAAAAGAAGGTCGTTGCTACGAACAAAGAATTCGTTCTGCAAAGGTTGTTTTGTATACGTAATCTTAGCACCTGAATGCTTAATAAAATCTTCGACTTTAGTAGTAAAAGAAACTTCAATACCCAATATACGTGTAAAGACCTGCTTCATGGTATACCTGAAACGCGGTGTAATTTTATGGGTGTAAATAAGTAACATAATCTGCTAAGAATTCAATTTTCAACTGGTGACCGGCAATCAAACTTTCTTGATGTTCGAAAAGTTCTAAACCACAAAGTTAAAGAATACCTTCATCAGCAAAGCTATAATAATCCTTTTGGGTAATTATCAAATGATCCAAAACTTTTATATCAAGTGCAGCAGCCGCTCTTTTTAATTTTTGGGTCACTTTACGGTCTTCTTCACTAGGTCTTAAAGTTCCTGAAGGGTGATTATGCGATAGCACCAGCCCAACCGCACCTTGTTCCAGCGCCTGCCGCATTACAATGCGGACGTCTACCAGTGTTCCTGTTAATCCGCCTTTGCTTAACTGTGCGCTATGAAGTACTTTATTGGCATTACTCAGGTATAATATCCAAAATTCTTCGTGTTGCAACTCTCCTATGCGCGGTTGTAGCAAATCAAAAACATCTCTACTACTGTTTATTTTGCTAATTTTCTGAGCTTCCTCACCACGTCTTCTTCTTCCCATCTCTAGCGCAGCTGCAATAGTTACCGCTTTTGCTTCGCCAATACCCTTAAAAGTCATCAGTTGTTTAATGGTAAGTTTACCCAATTCATTCAGGTTGTTATTTGCAGAGGCTAAAATACGTTTTGCCAGCTCAACCGCACTTTCATCCCTACTCCCGGAACCAATGAGAATAGCAATCAATTCGGCATCCGATAAAACGGATCTTCCTTTCTGGACTAACTTTTCTCTAGGCTTATCATCATCTGACCAATGTTTGATTGAGAACGAGGTTGATTTTTCATGCATGTCATAAATATAGTAAACTCTATTATTAACAAGTTTTATGACCGATGAAATAAGCAAACCACTCGCCAAGAGCCATTTGAATGTATCCTTACCTCTACCCTAATATTCTATTACAAAGAAAATTTCTCTTTTAATTGAATCAGATCCAAACCACCGTAATTACCGGAACTCATTAGAAGTAAAACGGCATTATCATAATCCTGACTAAAAACAAAGTCCTTAAAACTGGCCGCGTTAGTATAAATCTTAAGGTCGTTACGTTCAAAAGCTTCCGAAATTTGTTCCGGTGTAACTTCTTTCAATTTTTTAATGGCCACAGATTCTGGTAAATAGAAAATTACCGCTTCGTCCGCTGCATCTAAAGCGCCCTTGTATTCTTTTAAAAATTCAGGATTAAAACTACTATACGTATGTAGTTCTAAACAAGCTATTAGTTTACGGTTTTCATATTGCTCTTTTACCGCTTTTGTTGTTGCAGCCACTTTACTTGGAGAATGCGCAAAGTCTTTATAAGCAACTGAAGATTTCCCTTCTGCAATTTTCTCCAATCGTTTAGAAGCTCCTGAAAATGTTGCAATAGCTTCGTAGAAATCATCTTCATCTACGCCCATATTCTGGCAAATCCATTTGGCGCCTGCCAAATTGCTCAAATTATGTTTTCCAAAAACTTCAATAGGCATAGGGCCTTCCGGAGTTTCCAAAAGAGTTGTGCCGTCTTCAATAGTATACTCAGGCGTTGTGTACGGTAATTTACGAATCGTATTTTCAGATGCTTCTACAACCTTTTTAACCTCAAGGTCTTCTTCATTGTAAGTGATACTGCCTCCTTTTACTATACTGTCAACAAAAATCTGAAACTGCTCTACATAATTTTCGAAAGTAGGAAATACATTAATATGGTCCCATGCAATACCACTTAACAGCGCTATATTAGGTTTATATAAATGAAACTTAGGTCTACGGTCTATAGGAGACGACAAGTATTCATCCCCTTCCAATATCATAAAATCATTATCATCTGTCAGGTGAACCATACGTTCAAAACCTTCCAGTTGTGCACCCACCATAAAATCAACCTCTCTATCATGGTAATTCAACACATGAAGAATCATAGAGGTAATTGTAGTTTTCCCATGGCTACCGCCAATAACCACACGTGTCTTGTCTTTGGCCTGCTCATACAAAAATTCAGGATACGAATATATTTTTAAGCCTAACTCTTGGGCTTTCAATAGTTCAGGGTTATCGGCTTTTGCATGCATACCCAAAATAACAGCATCCAGATTCTCATTTATCTTTTCTGGGAACCAACCAAAACTCTCAGGAAGAAGCCCTTGATCTTTCAAACGGGATTTAGAGGGTTCAAAAATAACATCGTCACTTCCAGTAACAACATCACCTTTATGTGCCAAGGCCAAAGCTAAATTGTGCATGGCACTACCACCAATTGCAATAAAATGAATCTGCATAAACGCTGTATTTGCCACAAATATAGGCATTGATTTCTCGATAAAAAACATCAAAACCAGCTACAGTTCATCGAATAAAAAATCTGATGAAACTTCAAAAACATCGGTAAAATGCACACTTTCCAACAATGCTTGCTACGTATTTGGTAAGATTCACCCTTCAAATAAGGGCTTTGACAACATTTATTCATGTACACCTTATCACCATCTTACATTTGTTCTGAGCAATTTTCACATTGCCACCCCTAACATCTAAACATGACCAACCAAACTTACAAAAGAACCTTCTTGCAATGGGTACTCCCATTTTGTTTGATTTTGTTTTCAATAGATACATTCGCACAGTGTGCTGGTTCCGATAGTTCGGTAACCATATGTGAGAAAGATTCCGATGAGGCAAACAAAACTTTTGACCTATTTGCAGAATTAGGCGGAACACCTCTACCCGGAGGCACATGGTCCACTAATGACCCCGCCAACTTTTATGCTCTT from Zobellia alginiliquefaciens includes:
- a CDS encoding DUF5723 family protein, coding for MRFSNLLFLVLFWTCLAMFGQNKQLLYDFVEIPQSAMINPGVDTDFQWYAGIPLVSGPSLQAGSSGLSVNDIFAVDGLNINDKIRDRAIYGMNARDELSGTFQIEFLNFGFRGKNPDNFYTAGMYIEGDAIGYWFQDYAILAFEGNADKLNQPFDLDHLKTRGELMNVFHIGLNKKVDNDLTIGVRGKLYSSIFDFNSTKNKGTFITKEGVNNIYSSTIEADMQLRTSGLNGLKDAADDGTLASTITKRAFFGGNLGVGVDLGFTYQLSDQTVLTGSVLDLGFVYHSKDIKNYTLNGRATIEGIEIILPDAAANPNADFWQNLVDDIEDFVPFDDNADSYIAFRPTKLYGSLRYNFGEHVNNRANCECGVNASSNRARAKYVNSAGGQLYIINRPRGPQMALTGFYQRRFGNFMSIKTTYTIDKFSYSNIGLGLSVQAGPVNIYAMADNLLSYGNLADSNYASFQLGLNIISWGKK
- a CDS encoding YjjG family noncanonical pyrimidine nucleotidase encodes the protein MFKDIVTDVFFDLDHTLWDFERNSALTFGKIFQKNRIEVELPDFLQVYTPANFAFWKLYREGKITKEALRYQRLKTVFDDLKYMVSDEVINTLSDDYIAHLSSFNHLFPNTIAILDYLKPKYKLHIITNGFQEVQGKKLKNSKIHDYFDQVIDSEMAGVKKPDPFIFNLALNKANTRAETSLMIGDNLEADILGAQAVGYNVLHFNTHKEPKHDFCEIIEDLHEIKTFL
- a CDS encoding polysaccharide deacetylase family protein, with the translated sequence MLLIYTHKITPRFRYTMKQVFTRILGIEVSFTTKVEDFIKHSGAKITYTKQPLQNEFFVRSNDLLFEQGINDLQITVHDWNGVPCFFRTGERSSLPFDIFSASFYLLSRYEEYLPHVKDIHDRFPVKDSIAYRNKFLKLPVVDIWAYRLLDELKIKFPDLEYKPKKYRYVSAIDVTTSHCFAHRGVVRNVAGFFYDLGTLKFKRVGQRFKVWFNPDEDPYNNFTFLIDLHRKFKTKSIFFFQFAEYSTYDKNVSPNNNKFRYLIKSIADYSKVALAASYSSFNDNELLKKEKKKLTGVINRPINSSRLRYNRVDLPHTYRNLVDAEFVDDYTMGYTHEVGFRASTCTPFYFYDINLEVQQPIRIHSFAFHDYAFVNAINEDVVMGQVLAIAEAIKAVNGEFVSVFSNELLGGDEKIDWMKLYETVLKQCHV
- the radC gene encoding RadC family protein — protein: MHEKSTSFSIKHWSDDDKPREKLVQKGRSVLSDAELIAILIGSGSRDESAVELAKRILASANNNLNELGKLTIKQLMTFKGIGEAKAVTIAAALEMGRRRRGEEAQKISKINSSRDVFDLLQPRIGELQHEEFWILYLSNANKVLHSAQLSKGGLTGTLVDVRIVMRQALEQGAVGLVLSHNHPSGTLRPSEEDRKVTQKLKRAAAALDIKVLDHLIITQKDYYSFADEGIL
- a CDS encoding UDP-N-acetylmuramate--L-alanine ligase — translated: MQIHFIAIGGSAMHNLALALAHKGDVVTGSDDVIFEPSKSRLKDQGLLPESFGWFPEKINENLDAVILGMHAKADNPELLKAQELGLKIYSYPEFLYEQAKDKTRVVIGGSHGKTTITSMILHVLNYHDREVDFMVGAQLEGFERMVHLTDDNDFMILEGDEYLSSPIDRRPKFHLYKPNIALLSGIAWDHINVFPTFENYVEQFQIFVDSIVKGGSITYNEEDLEVKKVVEASENTIRKLPYTTPEYTIEDGTTLLETPEGPMPIEVFGKHNLSNLAGAKWICQNMGVDEDDFYEAIATFSGASKRLEKIAEGKSSVAYKDFAHSPSKVAATTKAVKEQYENRKLIACLELHTYSSFNPEFLKEYKGALDAADEAVIFYLPESVAIKKLKEVTPEQISEAFERNDLKIYTNAASFKDFVFSQDYDNAVLLLMSSGNYGGLDLIQLKEKFSL